CGCGTCGACGCCGCTGAGCGCATGGTCGACGGCTTCGGGGTCGCGGATGTCGCCGACGACCAGGCCTTCGAGCTGCGGCCGGTGGTGGTGCACATCGGGGCGCAGTGAGTCGAGCACGACAATGTCGTGGCCGTCAGCAACTAGTTGGTGGTGGACGTGACGGCCGATGAAGCCGGCGCCGCCGGTGAGCAGGATCCTCACCAGAGGTCCGCCGCGGCCGTGCCGTCCAGTGAGTGTCTGCATTGGCAGTCCTCGTCGGGCTTGGGCAGTTTGCCGATCACCTCGGCCAGTAGTTCTTTGAGGCGCTCGATGCTGCGGCCGAAGACCGCGTAGACCTCTGCCTCCGTCACGCCGTCGCCTGTGGCGATCCCGGCGTCGTGATCGGTCACCACCGCGATGGAGGTGTAGCAGAGCGCCAGCTCCCGGGCGATCGACGTTTCCGGCGCGCCGGTCATGCCCACCACGGACCAGCCCTGCGCCGCGTGCCACCGGGACTCGGCGCGGGTGGAGAACCGCGGCCCGTTGATCACCACCATCGTCCCGCCATCCACGACAGCACCTTCGCCGGACCCTTGTTGGTTGCCAGTGGCAAGCACAACGGCGCGGCCGGTGGGGCAGTAGGGATCGGCGGGAGAGACGTGGACGACCGGGCGGCCGTCGGCGTACACGGTGTGTTCGCGGCCCCAGGTGCGGTCGACGTACTGGTCGGGGACGACGAAGGTGCCGGGGGTGAGCTCGGGTTTGAGGGAGCCGACGGCGCACGGTGCGACGACCTGGCGTACGCCGAGGTGGTGCAGCGCCCAGAGGTTGGCGCGGTAGTTCACCTGATGGGGTGGAAAGCGGTGGTCCGCGCCGTGCCGGGGGATGAACGCGACCTCGCGGCCGTTCACCTCGCCGATCACGGGAGGTTCGCTCGGCCGCCCGAACGGGGTGTCGAGCTCGACCGGCCGCGCGCCGGACAGGAACGAGTAGAAGCCGGATCCACCGATCACACCGATTTCCGCCATACCGCCGACCCTAGGAGCCGCAGCCGCCTCGACTACCCGATTCGGGCCGACCGTCAGCACTCCGTAATCGCGTCCCGACGAACAGGAGGTGCGTGCGCCGACGCTCTGGCTCCAGGCTCAGCGGGGCGCCGGCGAGGTGTGCGCGCCCGGTCGCCGGCTCGATGCTCATCCCGGCGCGGCAAACCGCAGTACCGGTCCTGCCTCCTGTGCGTCGGGACGAGCGCAGTGGTGTGCAATGGGGGTGTGCAGGCGTCGTGGGTGTTGGCCGTGATCGGCGGCTTGCTGTTGTTGCTCGGCGCCTACATGAGCTGGACTGCCGGGCGGCTGGATCGGCTGCATCACCGCGTCGCGACGGCGCGAGCGTCGCTGGAGACCGAGCTGGCGCGAAGGTCCGCCCTGGTCGCCGAGCTGGCCAGTAGCGGCGTACTGGATCCCGCCTCGTCCCTGCTGCTGTTGGACGCGGCGCACCGAGCTCGGACGGCCGGTCCCGAGGATCGCGAGCAGTGCGAGTCAGCGTTGAGCAGGGCGATCGCGGCGACGGGTACGGACGTGGAGCCGTGGGCAGTCGAGCTGGGGGTCGCCATGCGGCGGGTGCAGATGGCGCGGCGGTTCCACAACGACATCGTGGTGTCGACCCGCGACCTGCGGACCCGGAGGCTGGTCAGCTGGTTCCGGCTGGCCGGACATGCGCCGTTGCCGTGCACGATCGAACTGGAGGACGGCAGCTGATGACCGAGGAAGCGTTCGCCGAACAGGTGGAGCGGCACCGGTACGAGTTGCGCGTGCACTGCTATCGGATGCTGGGCTCGTTCGACGACGCCGAGGACCTGGTGCAGGAGACCTTCCTGCGCGCTTGGCGGCGGCGGGCCGAGTTCGAAGGCCGGTCCAGCTTCCGCGCGTGGCTGTACCGGATCGCCACCAACGCCTGCATCGACCAGACCCGCCGACCGCAGCGGGTGCTGCCGTACCAGCTGGAACCCGCGTCCTTCCCAGCTGCGCCGCTGCCCGCGCGCGACGACCTCCCCTGGCTGCAGCCGTTCCCCGACGTACTGCTCAACCCTGCCGAGGAGCCCGACGCAGTAGTCGTACGGCGGGAGACGATCGAGCTGGCGTTCCTGGTAGCCATCCAGCAACTCCCGGCGCGGCAGCGCGCAGTACTGATCTTCAGGGACGTGCTCGGCTGGTCGGCCAAGGAGACGGCCGAGGCAACCGAGCTGAGCGTGGCGGCCGTGAACAGTGCACTGCAACGTGCCAGGCCCGTACTACGGGAGCACCTGCCCGCTCGGCGTACGGACTGGGCGCCTGCCGCGGACCCTTCGGCCGCGGAGAAGGCGCTGTTGTCCAAGTACATGGACGCATGGGAACGGGCGGACCCGGCAGCGATCGGCGCACTGATGCACGAGGACGTGCGGCTCACCATGCCGCCGTACCCGTTCTGGTTCTCGGGACGTGCCGCCGCACACCGCGTCATGGCCGCGAACCTCGAACCCGACGGCAACAGCAACCGCGGCCACTGGCAGTTCATCCCGATCGGCGTCAACCGCCAGCCTGCTTTGGCTGCCTACCTCCGCGCCCCCGGCGACATCGTCTACCGCCCGTTCGGCGTCGACGTCTTCCGCATCGAAGACCACCTGATAGCCGAGATGACGGCCTTCGAACTAACCGACTTCAGCCCCCTCAACCTCCCCAACCAGCTTCCAGCTGAGTACTCCGTGGGCAGTTGAACGTGGTCGAGCCGGCGGTCGCGTAGTACCGGCGGCTATTTGGCGTCCGCGTAGCACTCGACGACGGCGGTGTCGAAGGGGAAGCGGGTGGGGGTGTCGCCGAAGGTGATGCGGCCGGCCAGGTCGGCGGCGGCCTGGATTGCGGCGGCTACCTGGTCGGCTTCGTCGGCGGGGCAGTGGACGATCACTTCGTCGTGCTGGAAGAAGACGAGCTCGGCCTTGAGCGTCGCGATGGACTGGCGGAGTGCGGCCATCATCAGCAGCGCCCAGTCGGCGGCGCTGCCTTGCACCACGAAGTTTCTGGTGAAGCGCCCGCGGGCGCGAGCCCGGCGGCTGTCCTTCTGCGGCTCGTCGACCGGCGGACCTTCCAGCAGCGCGGCGTCGATCGGAGCGCCGTCGGGAGGGCAGGTGCGCCCGAGCCACGTCCGCACGAGCTTGCCCTCCTCACCGGCCCGCGCGGCGTCGTCGACGTACGCGACGGCCTTCGGGAACCGCTTCCGCAGATCGGCGAGATTCTTCAGTCCGTCACCGGACGTCTGCCCGTAGATGGCACCCAGTACGGCGATCTTGGCCTTCGCGCGATCGCCGGAGAACGCCGTGTCCGAGACGGCCTTGTAGAGGTCGCCGGCGTTCCCGGCGACCTCCATCAGCCCGGGGTCGCGGGAGATCGCGGCGAGCACCCGCGGCTCCATCTGCGCGGCATCGGCGACGACCAGCCGCCAGCCGGGATCGGCGATCACGGCCCGGCGGATCACCTTGGGGATCTGCAGCCCGCCGCCGCCGTTGGTGATCCAGCGGCCGGACACCGTGCCGCCGGGGACGAAGCCGGGGCGGAAGCGGCCGTCGTGAACCCAGTCGTTCAGCCAGCTCCAGCCGTTGGCGGTGTAGATCCGGTAGAGCTTCTTGTACTCGATCAGGGGCTCGACCGCCGGGTGGTCGATGGTCTGCAACTCCCACCGACGCGTCGTCTTCAGCTGGTGCCCGGCCTGTTTGAACGCCTTCAGTACGTCGGCCGGCAGGTCGGGGCGCACCCGCCGCCCGAAAGCGGTCGACACCTGGTCGGCGAGCTCGGTCAGCCGGCGTGGCTCGCCACCGCCGGCGAACCGCTCGCCCAGGAGCTCGCTCAGCAAGGCGCGGTGGGCCTCCGCACTCCACGGCAGCCCGGCCCGGTCCATCTCGGCGGCGATCAACCAGCCGGAGGACTCCGACGCGGTGAGCAGCCGCATGCGGTCCGGATACTCCGCTTGCTGGTGGCGGCGCAGTTGCTCGGCGTACACCCGCAGCAGCGCTTCGAACGACAGCGGCTCGGTCTGGATCTCGAACAACGACGACTGCTCGCCGGGGTCGACTCCCCGCAACGGCGGATCGGG
The Kribbella voronezhensis DNA segment above includes these coding regions:
- a CDS encoding S-methyl-5'-thioadenosine phosphorylase, translating into MAEIGVIGGSGFYSFLSGARPVELDTPFGRPSEPPVIGEVNGREVAFIPRHGADHRFPPHQVNYRANLWALHHLGVRQVVAPCAVGSLKPELTPGTFVVPDQYVDRTWGREHTVYADGRPVVHVSPADPYCPTGRAVVLATGNQQGSGEGAVVDGGTMVVINGPRFSTRAESRWHAAQGWSVVGMTGAPETSIARELALCYTSIAVVTDHDAGIATGDGVTEAEVYAVFGRSIERLKELLAEVIGKLPKPDEDCQCRHSLDGTAAADLW
- a CDS encoding sigma-70 family RNA polymerase sigma factor; this translates as MTEEAFAEQVERHRYELRVHCYRMLGSFDDAEDLVQETFLRAWRRRAEFEGRSSFRAWLYRIATNACIDQTRRPQRVLPYQLEPASFPAAPLPARDDLPWLQPFPDVLLNPAEEPDAVVVRRETIELAFLVAIQQLPARQRAVLIFRDVLGWSAKETAEATELSVAAVNSALQRARPVLREHLPARRTDWAPAADPSAAEKALLSKYMDAWERADPAAIGALMHEDVRLTMPPYPFWFSGRAAAHRVMAANLEPDGNSNRGHWQFIPIGVNRQPALAAYLRAPGDIVYRPFGVDVFRIEDHLIAEMTAFELTDFSPLNLPNQLPAEYSVGS
- a CDS encoding bifunctional 3'-5' exonuclease/DNA polymerase, whose amino-acid sequence is MDERWAIAPEEGGGAVLVALHPDGQPAGEVVREPDLAAAVGARPQVSRWVWRSTAEIYPRLLASGVRVERCYDVENSETLLLGHEGRLGEPHSAAAAWARMTGAPVPPDPPLRGVDPGEQSSLFEIQTEPLSFEALLRVYAEQLRRHQQAEYPDRMRLLTASESSGWLIAAEMDRAGLPWSAEAHRALLSELLGERFAGGGEPRRLTELADQVSTAFGRRVRPDLPADVLKAFKQAGHQLKTTRRWELQTIDHPAVEPLIEYKKLYRIYTANGWSWLNDWVHDGRFRPGFVPGGTVSGRWITNGGGGLQIPKVIRRAVIADPGWRLVVADAAQMEPRVLAAISRDPGLMEVAGNAGDLYKAVSDTAFSGDRAKAKIAVLGAIYGQTSGDGLKNLADLRKRFPKAVAYVDDAARAGEEGKLVRTWLGRTCPPDGAPIDAALLEGPPVDEPQKDSRRARARGRFTRNFVVQGSAADWALLMMAALRQSIATLKAELVFFQHDEVIVHCPADEADQVAAAIQAAADLAGRITFGDTPTRFPFDTAVVECYADAK